A genomic region of Gemmata massiliana contains the following coding sequences:
- a CDS encoding helix-turn-helix domain-containing protein, translating to MFRIRGLIEARKLTQMKAADLLGLDQPKFSKLLRGRTEGYTIDRLFKLLNALGQRVEINIVPNAKNEKLRAIVVT from the coding sequence GTGTTTCGCATCCGTGGGCTTATTGAGGCACGGAAACTCACACAGATGAAAGCCGCCGACCTACTCGGGCTCGACCAACCGAAGTTCTCGAAGCTCCTCCGCGGTCGGACCGAAGGTTACACCATTGACCGGCTCTTCAAGTTGCTGAACGCCCTTGGGCAGCGGGTCGAGATCAACATCGTGCCGAATGCGAAGAACGAAAAATTACGGGCCATTGTCGTAACGTAA
- a CDS encoding TIGR02996 domain-containing protein encodes MHEEAGFLSVIRQSPADNTARLVFADWLDEQDDPNCKIKADFIRLELHIATAEQGLTRLRWSQRLQNLAAQIAPRWLAIVSRPRLESCRMSLGCPSQWEQLTPTDDAKVRFCAVCKKGTHYCETLQEAQNYAANGDTIAVTPALARWLFDRPPQPGPPKYLAPPRRLRQIALGAVRRSAPGRTPLPVRASHVNEPISLILGVVERVNRPVTNPPTATEETPEQTPTNDSPQWEPDPQTGSCDNTGRKSRQQKRQKGRNQNRRIERENWEETD; translated from the coding sequence ATGCACGAAGAGGCCGGTTTCCTGTCCGTGATCCGCCAATCGCCCGCCGACAACACCGCCCGACTCGTATTCGCCGACTGGCTCGACGAACAAGACGACCCGAACTGCAAAATCAAAGCCGACTTCATCCGTCTCGAACTCCACATAGCAACAGCCGAACAGGGCCTAACTCGGCTCCGGTGGTCCCAACGGCTTCAAAACCTTGCAGCGCAAATTGCCCCTCGGTGGCTCGCTATTGTAAGTCGTCCGAGACTCGAATCCTGTCGAATGTCGCTCGGCTGCCCGAGCCAGTGGGAACAGCTTACACCCACGGATGATGCGAAGGTGCGATTCTGCGCTGTGTGTAAGAAAGGCACCCACTATTGCGAAACTCTTCAAGAAGCCCAAAATTACGCAGCGAACGGTGACACGATCGCCGTGACACCTGCTCTGGCGCGGTGGCTGTTCGATCGGCCGCCGCAACCGGGGCCGCCAAAGTACCTGGCTCCTCCGAGGCGGTTGAGGCAAATTGCGCTGGGCGCGGTTCGGCGATCAGCTCCTGGCCGAACTCCGCTACCTGTTCGAGCAAGTCACGTCAACGAGCCGATTAGCCTTATTCTGGGCGTAGTCGAACGAGTTAATCGACCGGTGACCAATCCGCCAACCGCCACCGAAGAGACTCCAGAACAAACACCAACGAACGATTCGCCCCAGTGGGAACCAGACCCACAGACCGGAAGTTGCGACAACACGGGGCGCAAAAGTCGACAACAGAAACGCCAAAAGGGACGCAATCAGAATCGCCGTATCGAGCGCGAGAACTGGGAAGAGACGGACTAA
- a CDS encoding DNA integrity scanning protein DisA nucleotide-binding domain protein: MSLPSQSVALLQAARDLVKSLPADAVLLLTETSIDWDEVGRMLAGCKLFVAAENPALTKSLRENPDWTVIDLDPEPLPTQERMNAALLKAVTEDLLQPGSHIVAIYNGIATLEDAPEPVDSLSVIHLGEHLERMTAQDLRVLGDAAPIDVLRAVVDLATEIGREGREGQPIGTILVVGDTRKVLSLSHFQNFNPFRGYSRAERDVRKRDVREQIKEIAKLDGALLIGRDGIAEAACLHLGGRGDGVNIRKGFGSRHMAAAAISKQTSSVAFAVSQSSGSVRVFQGGEEVLHIEPLARPHVWQPFRLENQEQAPAEPDDSGDEVS; this comes from the coding sequence ATGAGTTTGCCCAGCCAAAGCGTCGCTCTGCTCCAAGCGGCACGCGACCTCGTGAAGAGTTTGCCGGCCGACGCCGTGCTGCTGCTCACCGAAACGTCCATCGACTGGGACGAGGTGGGGCGCATGCTGGCCGGGTGCAAACTGTTCGTCGCGGCCGAGAACCCGGCGCTCACCAAGTCGCTGCGCGAGAACCCGGACTGGACCGTCATCGACCTCGACCCCGAACCGCTCCCCACCCAGGAGCGGATGAACGCGGCGCTCCTGAAAGCGGTCACCGAAGACCTGCTCCAGCCCGGGTCGCACATCGTCGCGATCTATAACGGGATCGCGACCCTCGAAGACGCGCCCGAACCGGTGGACAGCCTGAGCGTGATCCACCTCGGTGAGCACCTCGAGCGCATGACCGCGCAGGACCTCCGCGTGCTCGGCGACGCGGCCCCCATTGACGTGCTCCGCGCCGTCGTCGATCTGGCGACCGAGATCGGGCGCGAGGGGCGCGAGGGGCAGCCGATCGGCACCATCCTCGTCGTCGGCGACACGCGGAAGGTGCTCAGCCTGTCGCACTTCCAGAACTTCAACCCGTTCCGCGGTTACTCGCGCGCGGAACGCGACGTCAGAAAACGAGACGTGCGAGAGCAGATCAAGGAAATCGCCAAACTCGACGGCGCCCTTCTGATCGGGCGCGACGGGATCGCGGAGGCCGCGTGCCTGCACCTGGGCGGGCGCGGGGACGGGGTGAACATCCGCAAGGGATTCGGCAGCCGGCACATGGCCGCGGCCGCGATCAGTAAGCAAACGAGTTCGGTCGCGTTTGCGGTGAGCCAGTCGAGTGGGAGCGTCCGCGTGTTCCAGGGGGGCGAAGAGGTGCTCCACATCGAACCGCTCGCGCGCCCACACGTGTGGCAACCGTTCCGACTTGAAAACCAGGAACAGGCACCAGCCGAACCCGACGATAGTGGGGATGAGGTTTCCTGA
- a CDS encoding DUF6629 family protein — MCFSPEASFAVGGALIPAAGYCLRTAWLKNQRLIPIALMPPAFAVQQIAEGVVWLGLHASDPAQIRVGALAFLFFALAFWPFWLPFIAAVNETRPGPRRFFVALTVLSSGWFWAFYLPLLIGPDSLLSVRVVHHSILYSYSDAPLPRHVPQSVLRVLYSVSVVVPLVFGPKTLGRLPGLMLLSALLVAAAVYEYAFVSVWCFFAAVLTLSLCAFFYRMSAPAIAPGATVQA; from the coding sequence ATGTGTTTTTCACCCGAAGCGAGTTTCGCGGTCGGAGGGGCGCTGATCCCGGCCGCGGGCTACTGTTTGCGGACCGCGTGGCTGAAGAACCAGCGCCTGATCCCGATCGCGTTGATGCCGCCGGCGTTCGCCGTTCAGCAGATCGCGGAAGGGGTCGTGTGGCTCGGGCTGCACGCGAGCGATCCCGCCCAAATCCGTGTGGGGGCGCTCGCGTTCCTGTTTTTCGCGCTCGCGTTCTGGCCCTTCTGGTTGCCGTTTATCGCTGCGGTGAATGAGACACGCCCCGGTCCCAGACGGTTTTTCGTTGCGCTCACAGTGCTTTCGTCCGGGTGGTTCTGGGCGTTCTATCTCCCGCTTCTGATCGGACCGGACTCGCTTTTGTCGGTCCGGGTTGTTCACCATTCGATTCTGTACTCGTACTCCGATGCGCCTCTACCGCGGCACGTTCCGCAGTCGGTCTTGCGCGTGCTGTACAGCGTGTCGGTGGTGGTGCCGCTGGTGTTCGGCCCGAAGACTTTGGGGCGGCTCCCGGGGCTTATGCTCCTCAGCGCACTACTCGTTGCGGCGGCGGTTTACGAGTACGCCTTCGTTTCGGTCTGGTGCTTCTTCGCGGCCGTGCTGACACTCTCGCTGTGTGCGTTCTTTTACCGAATGTCCGCACCCGCAATCGCCCCGGGCGCTACAGTTCAAGCGTAG
- a CDS encoding xylulokinase, producing the protein MPESLRCVPPNAIIVGYDFSTGGVKALAFDLSGNTVAQVRLPTDLWTEGGVSELNLMQLEGQARAATRAIASELGTRVADWGTGGCGISATHHTAGRIDDRGNQVRRAICWNDQTLAQYHAEGLKRLGGQNRAKELTGGPWAVRYSLSHLVKDEHALSEADWRRTDGVVPHGPLAAGYLTGRFDVTSVSSAASTGIMDLRTNQWRKEMLDAIAKPEYRDLAWDSLPDIIDMNQPVGPLSDSVGLDASLPANCRPLVFPTLDDQAAGLIGGGAVEAGQVAIILGNSAVVNSSSARLPQSGTLDAMKLNWGPYLWMRCYSNGAQFLDEVAGKDWFKVEEAAKVPPLCNGTSVLPFLLSEPSVGVEAPRVEWHPANTENRAIKVRACLEALAYLLARAVREHEQAGQTVTRVTVSGGMAKSQLMCEILASALNRPLERLVSDEGPALGAAVAALAGLESHLRKHQGIAEPYTAADAVSAMVRFRARVDPRPEWVKDYARGQDVFERWLNGRRPS; encoded by the coding sequence ATGCCCGAATCATTGCGCTGCGTTCCGCCGAACGCGATCATCGTCGGTTACGATTTCAGTACCGGCGGCGTGAAGGCGCTCGCGTTCGATCTCTCCGGAAACACCGTCGCCCAGGTCCGGCTCCCCACCGATCTGTGGACCGAGGGCGGCGTCTCCGAACTCAACCTGATGCAGCTCGAAGGGCAGGCTCGCGCCGCGACCCGCGCGATTGCGAGCGAGCTCGGCACGCGGGTCGCCGATTGGGGCACCGGTGGCTGCGGAATCTCGGCCACCCACCACACCGCGGGGCGGATCGACGATCGCGGGAACCAAGTTCGTCGGGCGATCTGTTGGAACGATCAGACGCTCGCGCAGTACCACGCGGAAGGTTTAAAGCGACTCGGCGGACAGAACCGGGCCAAAGAACTGACCGGTGGGCCGTGGGCCGTTCGCTACTCACTCTCGCACTTGGTGAAGGACGAGCACGCTCTCAGCGAAGCCGACTGGAGGCGCACCGATGGGGTCGTCCCGCACGGCCCGCTCGCGGCGGGTTACCTTACGGGGCGGTTCGACGTCACGAGCGTTTCGTCGGCCGCGTCGACGGGCATCATGGACCTGCGCACGAACCAGTGGCGCAAGGAAATGCTCGACGCCATCGCGAAGCCCGAGTACCGCGACCTCGCGTGGGACAGCCTGCCCGACATCATTGACATGAACCAGCCCGTTGGCCCGCTGTCCGATTCGGTCGGGCTCGACGCCAGTCTTCCGGCCAATTGCCGCCCCCTTGTGTTCCCCACGCTCGACGACCAGGCGGCCGGGCTGATCGGCGGCGGGGCGGTCGAGGCCGGGCAAGTTGCGATCATCCTCGGTAACTCCGCAGTCGTGAACTCGTCGTCAGCTCGGCTCCCGCAATCGGGCACGCTCGACGCGATGAAACTCAACTGGGGGCCGTACCTCTGGATGCGCTGCTACTCCAACGGCGCCCAGTTCCTCGATGAGGTCGCGGGAAAGGATTGGTTCAAGGTCGAAGAGGCGGCCAAGGTTCCGCCGCTCTGCAACGGGACGTCCGTGTTGCCGTTCCTGCTGTCCGAGCCGTCGGTGGGTGTCGAAGCGCCGCGTGTCGAGTGGCACCCGGCGAACACCGAGAACCGCGCGATCAAAGTGCGGGCCTGCTTGGAGGCGCTCGCGTACCTGCTCGCCCGGGCCGTTCGCGAGCACGAACAGGCGGGGCAAACCGTGACGCGGGTCACCGTGTCCGGCGGAATGGCGAAGAGCCAGTTGATGTGCGAGATCCTCGCGAGCGCCCTGAACCGCCCGCTCGAACGGCTCGTGTCCGACGAAGGCCCGGCGCTGGGTGCGGCGGTCGCGGCGCTGGCCGGGTTGGAGAGCCACCTGCGCAAGCACCAGGGGATCGCGGAGCCGTACACCGCGGCCGACGCAGTTTCCGCAATGGTTCGGTTCCGCGCCCGCGTGGACCCGCGGCCGGAGTGGGTGAAGGATTACGCCCGCGGGCAAGACGTGTTCGAGCGCTGGCTGAACGGCCGGCGCCCGAGTTGA
- a CDS encoding cystathionine beta-synthase, with translation MLESVLDTVGRTPLVLLNRLTEGLQAKVAVKVEFANPGGSVKDRVAQAMIADAELRGALRPGGTIIEATAGNTGVGLAMVAAVKGYRCIFVLPDKMSNEKILLLKAYGAEVVITPTAVAPDSPESYNGVADRLAREIPGAWRPNQFTNAANPEVHYRTTGPEIWEQTKGKVTVFVCGVGTGGTVSGVGKYLKEMNPNIKIVGADPEGSVLSGGTPKPWKVEGIGEDFVPKTFSSKYVDDWVRVGDAESFFVARELARREGMLLGGSTGTNVAAALRYARRLGPGQLIVALGCDTGRNYLSKFFDDGWLAENKLTFTEAPAHSVGDLLKKRGERKLVMITPEATAEQAIQLLEATGISQLPVMDGSKPVGSVQEVSLARILHDGKDPTKVTISDLMARPLPTLDVRTHLDEAYRLLLAGYTGVLATNDGAVVDIVTRIDLIHYWGSNRAK, from the coding sequence ATGCTCGAATCCGTTCTCGATACCGTCGGCCGGACGCCCCTGGTGCTCCTCAACCGGCTCACCGAGGGGCTCCAGGCCAAGGTCGCGGTGAAGGTGGAGTTCGCCAACCCCGGCGGGAGCGTGAAGGACCGCGTGGCCCAGGCGATGATCGCGGACGCGGAGCTGCGCGGCGCGCTCCGACCCGGTGGCACCATCATCGAAGCCACCGCGGGTAACACGGGTGTGGGGCTAGCGATGGTCGCGGCCGTGAAGGGTTATCGCTGCATCTTCGTGCTGCCGGACAAGATGTCGAACGAGAAGATCCTGTTGCTCAAAGCTTACGGGGCGGAAGTCGTCATCACGCCGACGGCCGTGGCGCCGGACTCCCCTGAGAGCTATAACGGCGTGGCCGATCGATTGGCGCGCGAGATCCCGGGAGCGTGGCGCCCCAACCAGTTCACGAACGCCGCGAACCCGGAGGTCCACTACCGCACGACCGGCCCGGAAATCTGGGAGCAAACCAAGGGCAAGGTAACCGTGTTCGTGTGCGGGGTCGGCACCGGCGGTACCGTGAGCGGGGTCGGCAAATACCTGAAGGAGATGAACCCGAACATCAAGATCGTCGGCGCCGACCCGGAAGGCTCGGTGCTCTCCGGCGGGACGCCGAAACCGTGGAAGGTGGAGGGGATCGGCGAGGACTTTGTTCCCAAGACGTTTTCGAGTAAGTACGTGGACGACTGGGTTCGCGTGGGCGACGCGGAATCGTTCTTCGTCGCGCGCGAACTGGCCCGGCGTGAGGGTATGCTCCTCGGTGGCAGCACCGGTACTAACGTCGCCGCCGCGCTCCGCTACGCGCGCCGGCTGGGGCCGGGCCAACTCATCGTCGCGCTCGGGTGCGACACCGGGCGCAACTACCTCAGCAAGTTCTTCGACGACGGCTGGCTGGCCGAAAACAAGCTCACGTTCACGGAAGCCCCGGCGCACTCGGTCGGTGACCTGCTCAAGAAGCGCGGTGAGCGCAAACTGGTGATGATTACCCCGGAAGCGACCGCGGAGCAGGCGATTCAGCTCCTGGAAGCGACTGGCATCTCGCAGTTGCCCGTTATGGATGGAAGCAAACCGGTCGGCAGCGTCCAGGAGGTTTCACTGGCCCGTATTTTGCACGACGGTAAAGACCCGACGAAGGTGACGATCAGCGACCTGATGGCGCGCCCGCTCCCGACCCTCGACGTCCGCACGCACCTGGACGAAGCGTACCGGCTCTTGCTAGCGGGCTACACCGGCGTGCTGGCCACGAACGACGGCGCGGTGGTGGACATCGTCACCCGCATCGACCTGATCCACTACTGGGGCAGCAACCGCGCGAAGTAG
- a CDS encoding DUF4058 family protein, translating into MPLLDHFHGPIAKAHEWETFHTRWGVALADDLNRRLPKRFLASAPMRLGPSVAADVAEREWLSESHETRGDEPVTGNGVALVTEVEVYAPPAPELVMPTTFPDEYRVEVRDTLKASRVIAVIELVSESNKKEANEREQFAAKCLSYLGKGIGLVVVDIVTSRHWNLHNELVRLAEHDDKFLMPDDPWIYATAYRPVRRNKEDLIDLWTWPLAVGTTLPAVPLALKGYGCVRLDLEATYTEACARLRITE; encoded by the coding sequence ATGCCGCTGCTCGACCACTTTCACGGACCGATTGCGAAAGCGCACGAGTGGGAAACGTTTCACACCCGCTGGGGGGTGGCTCTCGCCGATGACCTGAACCGGCGCTTGCCGAAACGCTTCCTCGCTTCGGCCCCGATGCGCCTCGGGCCGTCCGTCGCGGCGGACGTGGCCGAACGCGAGTGGCTCTCCGAGAGTCACGAAACCCGCGGCGACGAGCCGGTCACCGGCAACGGCGTGGCGCTCGTGACCGAAGTCGAGGTCTACGCGCCACCGGCGCCCGAACTGGTCATGCCCACCACGTTCCCCGACGAGTACCGCGTGGAAGTGCGCGACACGCTCAAAGCGTCGCGCGTGATCGCCGTCATCGAACTGGTAAGCGAATCGAACAAGAAAGAGGCCAACGAGCGGGAACAGTTCGCCGCGAAGTGCCTCAGTTACCTCGGTAAGGGGATCGGCCTCGTTGTGGTCGACATCGTGACGTCGCGGCACTGGAACCTGCACAACGAACTCGTCCGCTTGGCCGAGCACGACGACAAGTTTCTGATGCCGGACGATCCGTGGATTTATGCCACCGCATATCGTCCGGTGCGCCGGAACAAAGAAGACCTGATCGACCTCTGGACCTGGCCGCTCGCGGTCGGAACCACGCTCCCGGCCGTACCTCTCGCGCTCAAGGGTTACGGGTGCGTTCGCCTCGATCTGGAAGCCACTTACACGGAAGCGTGCGCGCGACTCCGTATTACTGAATAG
- a CDS encoding HAD family hydrolase: MRISFDLDDTLICYHAGAKHEPSRVRWWLRPWVYEPLRLGAADLLRELVKDHEIWVYTTSYRDPRTVSWWLWCYGTRVGRVINQDHHERAFGRRGPSKSPGRFGIHLHVDDSWGVWAENRFDRNVCVVLPDDPDWADKVRAAVACVGRNAPPPLPPDVPEEYRSRGWA; the protein is encoded by the coding sequence ATGCGGATCTCGTTCGACCTCGACGATACGCTCATCTGCTACCACGCCGGTGCGAAGCACGAACCGAGCCGCGTGCGCTGGTGGTTGCGGCCGTGGGTCTATGAGCCGCTCCGACTCGGGGCGGCGGATCTGCTTCGCGAACTTGTAAAAGACCACGAGATCTGGGTTTACACCACGTCTTACCGGGACCCGCGGACGGTTTCGTGGTGGCTCTGGTGCTATGGCACGCGGGTCGGGCGCGTCATCAACCAGGACCACCACGAGCGCGCGTTCGGGCGCCGCGGACCGAGCAAGAGCCCCGGTCGGTTCGGGATTCACCTGCACGTCGACGACAGTTGGGGCGTGTGGGCCGAGAACCGCTTCGACCGGAACGTCTGCGTCGTTCTGCCGGACGATCCCGATTGGGCGGACAAAGTGCGCGCGGCCGTCGCGTGCGTCGGGCGGAATGCACCGCCACCACTTCCGCCCGACGTACCGGAGGAATACCGTTCGAGGGGATGGGCATAA